In Pseudomonadota bacterium, a single genomic region encodes these proteins:
- a CDS encoding efflux RND transporter periplasmic adaptor subunit yields the protein MKRFFGAIVITAAIAAGGWWFYQSNSALESGAAPARGRFNVTPVVGVTPVALQTFVQNVEGLGTARANESVTITAKLTDTVRRINFEDGQMVEAGTVLVELTNREQEALLAEARAALGDAEAQLKRINDLGARGLAAQSEVDQAVAAADGAKARLNTVLARLQDRLIRAPFAGLLGFRQVSPGSLVTPTTAITTLDDVSVIKLDFTLPETQLSFLQPGLSINARSAAWGDRAFTGKISSIGSRIDPVTRAVEVRAVMDNSDGLIRPGMLMSVAVASNEHRALAVGQGSLVSIGNVTYVYVVDDSDTAHRREVELGLRTFDEAEVLSGLRPGERVVTEGVGNMRDGIKVTVKGQGQARAPAVGGPAGTPARV from the coding sequence ATGAAGCGTTTTTTTGGGGCGATAGTCATCACCGCAGCAATTGCCGCTGGCGGGTGGTGGTTTTATCAGTCCAATTCGGCATTAGAAAGCGGCGCCGCACCCGCCCGCGGGCGATTTAACGTCACCCCTGTGGTTGGGGTGACGCCAGTCGCTCTACAAACGTTTGTGCAAAACGTTGAGGGGCTCGGCACGGCGCGGGCCAACGAGTCGGTCACGATCACCGCCAAGCTCACCGATACGGTGCGACGCATCAACTTCGAAGACGGTCAGATGGTTGAGGCAGGCACGGTCCTGGTCGAGCTGACCAACCGCGAGCAGGAGGCGCTGTTGGCGGAGGCCCGGGCGGCGCTAGGCGACGCGGAAGCACAGCTGAAACGCATTAACGATCTCGGCGCCCGGGGTCTAGCAGCGCAGTCTGAGGTTGACCAGGCGGTGGCCGCAGCTGACGGCGCAAAAGCCCGGCTCAATACCGTGCTCGCCCGCCTCCAGGATCGTCTGATCCGCGCGCCATTCGCGGGCCTTCTGGGTTTCCGTCAGGTCAGCCCTGGCAGTCTGGTGACGCCGACCACCGCCATCACAACCCTGGATGACGTATCGGTCATCAAGCTCGATTTCACCCTGCCAGAGACGCAGCTGAGCTTTCTGCAGCCCGGCCTGTCCATCAACGCCCGGAGCGCGGCGTGGGGCGACCGGGCGTTTACCGGCAAAATTTCCTCGATCGGCTCCCGCATCGATCCGGTGACCCGCGCCGTCGAGGTTCGCGCCGTCATGGACAACAGCGACGGACTGATCCGGCCCGGGATGCTGATGTCGGTGGCCGTGGCCAGCAACGAGCATCGGGCGCTGGCTGTTGGCCAGGGGTCGCTGGTGTCGATCGGCAACGTCACCTACGTGTACGTCGTAGACGATTCCGATACGGCGCACCGCCGTGAGGTTGAGCTGGGCCTGCGAACCTTCGACGAGGCGGAGGTCCTGAGCGGCCTGCGTCCGGGTGAGCGAGTAGTCACCGAAGGCGTCGGCAACATGCGTGACGGCATCAAGGTCACCGTCAAGGGGCAGGGCCAGGCAAGGGCCCCAGCCGTTGGTGGCCCCGCCGGCACCCCCGCCCGGGTCTAG